From one Solanum lycopersicum chromosome 12, SLM_r2.1 genomic stretch:
- the LOC101055599 gene encoding trihelix transcription factor ENAP2 isoform X1: MSDDDLVASPSSNNNSPSPSPSPPPSSVKNELATLPPPPMIPPASTRPAAFPAREDCWSEAATHTLIEAWGSLYVELKRGNLRQKHWQEVANAVNKLHGNTKKQFRTDIQCKNRIDTLKKKYKIEKARVSQSHSRYVPQWPFFNSLDVLIGDNFKPSPLPVTVAPRRKTPPLLPPPTSAVPVGPRSKRPAAVMEDVVSRRNFSAMAAAAAAAASEDSDEEEESETSSPATFTASAPSRRKESGALAEGCSRLAEAIGRFAEIYERVEDAKQRQMVELEKQRMQFAKDLEIQRMKLIMESQVQLEKLKRAKNSSQAGKKQCLNMIKFLVVVVVHYHLTPLS, encoded by the coding sequence ATGTCCGACGACGATCTCGTCGCCAGTCCATCCTCGAATAACAATTCTCCGTCGCCGTCTCCATCGCCTCCACCGTCTTCTGTAAAGAATGAACTAGCAACTCTTCCTCCGCCACCGATGATCCCGCCGGCGTCGACTCGTCCGGCTGCATTTCCGGCTCGCGAGGACTGTTGGTCGGAGGCGGCGACTCATACTCTGATCGAAGCGTGGGGTTCTCTCTATGTGGAGCTGAAGCGCGGTAATCTCCGGCAGAAGCACTGGCAGGAGGTGGCTAACGCCGTTAACAAACTTCACGGCAACACGAAGAAGCAATTTCGCACCGATATACAGTGCAAAAACCGCATTGATACATTGAAGAAGAAGTACAAGATCGAGAAAGCTAGGGTTTCTCAATCGCACAGTCGGTATGTCCCGCAGTGGCCATTTTTCAACAGCCTCGACGTCCTGATCGGCGATAATTTCAAACCATCGCCGTTGCCGGTGACGGTCGCTCCTCGACGGAAGACACCTCCGTTGCTTCCTCCTCCAACTTCCGCCGTTCCGGTTGGTCCACGGTCAAAGAGGCCGGCGGCAGTCATGGAGGACGTCGTTTCCCGGAGAAATTTCTCTGCTATGGCTGCAGCTGCAGCTGCTGCTGCCTCCGAGGATTCAGACGAAGAGGAGGAATCGGAAACTTCAAGTCCGGCGACATTTACTGCCAGTGCTCCAAGTAGGAGGAAGGAGAGTGGGGCATTGGCAGAGGGTTGTAGCAGGTTAGCTGAAGCAATAGGAAGGTTTGCCGAGATATACGAACGAGTTGAAGATGCTAAGCAGAGGCAAATGGTGGAATTAGAGAAGCAAAGAATGCAGTTTGCAAAGGATTTGGAGATTCAAAGAATGAAACTTATTATGGAGTCACAAGTTCAGCTTGAAAAGCTTAAACGCGCGAAGAACAGTTCACAAGCTG
- the LOC101055599 gene encoding trihelix transcription factor ENAP2 isoform X2 — protein sequence MSDDDLVASPSSNNNSPSPSPSPPPSSVKNELATLPPPPMIPPASTRPAAFPAREDCWSEAATHTLIEAWGSLYVELKRGNLRQKHWQEVANAVNKLHGNTKKQFRTDIQCKNRIDTLKKKYKIEKARVSQSHSRYVPQWPFFNSLDVLIGDNFKPSPLPVTVAPRRKTPPLLPPPTSAVPVGPRSKRPAAVMEDVVSRRNFSAMAAAAAAAASEDSDEEEESETSSPATFTASAPSRRKESGALAEGCSRLAEAIGRFAEIYERVEDAKQRQMVELEKQRMQFAKDLEIQRMKLIMESQVQLEKLKRAKNSSQADGYLYKEC from the coding sequence ATGTCCGACGACGATCTCGTCGCCAGTCCATCCTCGAATAACAATTCTCCGTCGCCGTCTCCATCGCCTCCACCGTCTTCTGTAAAGAATGAACTAGCAACTCTTCCTCCGCCACCGATGATCCCGCCGGCGTCGACTCGTCCGGCTGCATTTCCGGCTCGCGAGGACTGTTGGTCGGAGGCGGCGACTCATACTCTGATCGAAGCGTGGGGTTCTCTCTATGTGGAGCTGAAGCGCGGTAATCTCCGGCAGAAGCACTGGCAGGAGGTGGCTAACGCCGTTAACAAACTTCACGGCAACACGAAGAAGCAATTTCGCACCGATATACAGTGCAAAAACCGCATTGATACATTGAAGAAGAAGTACAAGATCGAGAAAGCTAGGGTTTCTCAATCGCACAGTCGGTATGTCCCGCAGTGGCCATTTTTCAACAGCCTCGACGTCCTGATCGGCGATAATTTCAAACCATCGCCGTTGCCGGTGACGGTCGCTCCTCGACGGAAGACACCTCCGTTGCTTCCTCCTCCAACTTCCGCCGTTCCGGTTGGTCCACGGTCAAAGAGGCCGGCGGCAGTCATGGAGGACGTCGTTTCCCGGAGAAATTTCTCTGCTATGGCTGCAGCTGCAGCTGCTGCTGCCTCCGAGGATTCAGACGAAGAGGAGGAATCGGAAACTTCAAGTCCGGCGACATTTACTGCCAGTGCTCCAAGTAGGAGGAAGGAGAGTGGGGCATTGGCAGAGGGTTGTAGCAGGTTAGCTGAAGCAATAGGAAGGTTTGCCGAGATATACGAACGAGTTGAAGATGCTAAGCAGAGGCAAATGGTGGAATTAGAGAAGCAAAGAATGCAGTTTGCAAAGGATTTGGAGATTCAAAGAATGAAACTTATTATGGAGTCACAAGTTCAGCTTGAAAAGCTTAAACGCGCGAAGAACAGTTCACAAGCTG